One Paenibacillus sp. SYP-B4298 genomic window, CCTTAACTGGGATATTTCCGTTATGTCATGTGACAGCAGCGTAGCGCCGATGATCTCCTGGCTTTGCAGATCGCGGACACTAAAGCCTGTAATTATGTATGTTCTACTGCCGATCTCCACGACTTGAGAGGCTGCCTCGCCGCCATCCAGCGCATTAGACAGCAGCTTGCCCGGAGGCTCCTCCAAAAAGGTATCGCTGAGCTGGGCAATCGGCTGGCTGATCAGTTCCGACGGCTCCCTGGCATTCCGATTCCCACTCACAGCCTCCAATGCCAGATCATTCAGATGAGTCACGATGCCCCTGGCATCGACGATGACGACTCCCATTGGAATCATGTCAATAAACTGTTGAAGCTTCTGCACCTCATTACGGTAATTGGTAGACATATGCCGCAATTGATACTGCAACTGCTGCTTCTCTATCACACTCTCGATCAAACCGACCGAAATCCATATCAGCAGCAGGAATCCGATACAGGATAGCAGCAGCAGCCCAATATACTGATCATCCCTAACTATCCCGCTCTGCACAACCTTGATGGAGTGCAGCCCCTGATAGATGATTAGCAGGACACTCCCAAGAGCCGTAACCAGCTTGAGCTTGTCCGCCTTTTCCTTATACTTAAACCTGGGGGTCGCGATCAGGATCAATGGGGTAGCTACAAACAACATGCCGATAAATCGCAAATAATCCCAATAATCAGAAATCAGTACTGCCAAAACTGCGAGGTTGGAGACTGTGATCGCCACCGCCACCGGAAACCCGCCGTACAGGGCACCCAATAGCAAAGGTACCATATGAAAGCCTGTATGATACTCCTCAATGTCTTCCACGGAAACGAGCATACCCAGCAGCATGGCGACCAGACAGAACCCGCCTAGAAACATCGGAATGCCTCTCGACCTTTCCAGCCGATTGAACCACATTTGGAAAATGAAAACCGGCATTAACGCGATCATCACCTGCAACAGTACATCCTTCCACACGAAATAACGGTCTCCTCCTTTCAATTTGTAAAATCCTGCTAATACCGATTAAAGCATACGTAACGATATTTGACAATAATCGAAGCGTCGAGCGTTATCCGTTCTCATTTTATATAACCATGCCGCCCCGTGTCAGAATGTGTAGAAATGTGTTGCCAGCATAGCCTCTGCACAAGAAGAAGGCGGCACCGCCGTCATCCAGCAGCCCGCCTCTGCAGCCTTACTGTTCTGCCACTTGATCCAGCCATTTCAGCAACGCGCCGAAGAGCTCCTCCTTGCGTTCGGAATGGTGGAGCTCATGCTGCGGGCAAGCAACGGAGATGAAGGTACAGCCCGGAGCCGTCTGTGCCATCATGTGGCTAGCCGCATGCGAGGTAATATAATCTTGATTCCCATGGACCAATAACAGCGGCACTTGAAGCTGCGCGGCATGGCGCAGCATCCATTCGCCCTCCTGATACAGCGAGAAGAACATGCGCGCCGAGATGCGATCATGTGACAGCTCATCCGCCATAATATTCTCCTTCAGACCTTGCGCGCGCGCTACCTCCCGCAGCCCTGTCGACAAGGAGAAGGAGGGCCACATCCGTGACATCAGCCCGCCCGCCCACAGCTTGGGAGCCGGCGGCTCGAATGCCAGACGCAGCCAAGGACTGGTCAATATTACCCCTGCAATCGCCGGCTGGCGCCTCAGTGCACAACTGAGTGCTACGTTTCCTCCCATGCTATGACCATACAAGAAGCGAGGTACATGAGGCTGCTGCTCCTCCGCCAGCTTGACCAGCGCCACAGCATCCTCTGTAAGCAGTGACACCTCGGCATGGCCGCGCTTGCCACCCGATCGCCCATGCCCGCGCTGATCATGCGCCATCACCATCCAGCCCGCCGCTGTCAATACCTCGGCAACACCATGGTAGCGCCCGCTATGCTCGCCCATACCATGTACGAGGCAGACGACTCCGCGTATGTCTATGCCCTGCGGCAGCCATTGCTGCGCATAGAGCCGCTGCCCGTCTGCCGTTGCCAGCTCCAACTCCTGATGCTGCATCTGCAGCTCACCTCCAACGTTCCTTCATGTAGCTCTCCAGCTCATCAAGACCGCGAATGACCGCCTCTGGCGTCACCTCGGCTGGCGGCAGCTCCTTGCCCCCGCGGTTAAACCAGATCGCCCGCATGCCGGCTGCGATCGGGCCAGCCACATCATTTTGCCAGGAATCCCCGACGAACAACACTTGATCTG contains:
- a CDS encoding ATP-binding protein, with amino-acid sequence MWKDVLLQVMIALMPVFIFQMWFNRLERSRGIPMFLGGFCLVAMLLGMLVSVEDIEEYHTGFHMVPLLLGALYGGFPVAVAITVSNLAVLAVLISDYWDYLRFIGMLFVATPLILIATPRFKYKEKADKLKLVTALGSVLLIIYQGLHSIKVVQSGIVRDDQYIGLLLLSCIGFLLLIWISVGLIESVIEKQQLQYQLRHMSTNYRNEVQKLQQFIDMIPMGVVIVDARGIVTHLNDLALEAVSGNRNAREPSELISQPIAQLSDTFLEEPPGKLLSNALDGGEAASQVVEIGSRTYIITGFSVRDLQSQEIIGATLLSHDITEISQLRDEFGRMERLSLVGQMAASITHEIRNPMAVIRGFIQLMKERSPEHQREYFRIVMEELDRANAIISDFLSLAQNRVVHKEKTSLNDIVNELVQLLWADANLRGQTIEVELDERLPLLELNDKEIKQLILNLARNAMEAMGNDGLLSLRTRTRPNMVQLMVADNGCGIPREKMERLFEPFYTTKTRGTGLGLPLCLSIVERHQGQIDVTSQEGEGTTFTVSFHVS
- a CDS encoding alpha/beta hydrolase, which produces MQHQELELATADGQRLYAQQWLPQGIDIRGVVCLVHGMGEHSGRYHGVAEVLTAAGWMVMAHDQRGHGRSGGKRGHAEVSLLTEDAVALVKLAEEQQPHVPRFLYGHSMGGNVALSCALRRQPAIAGVILTSPWLRLAFEPPAPKLWAGGLMSRMWPSFSLSTGLREVARAQGLKENIMADELSHDRISARMFFSLYQEGEWMLRHAAQLQVPLLLVHGNQDYITSHAASHMMAQTAPGCTFISVACPQHELHHSERKEELFGALLKWLDQVAEQ